The sequence below is a genomic window from Neoarius graeffei isolate fNeoGra1 chromosome 4, fNeoGra1.pri, whole genome shotgun sequence.
ttttaatgAGGAGGTGTCTGTTTTTAAAAACATCGATCTTAACCCTTTATATAATAACGTGTCTATTAATAAGTACACAGCCTTGAAACTTTTCTGTGGTGTCGAAGACAGGAAGAGTCCCATCCCTGATGGTATCGGAGGTCGGGTTCTGAAAAACTGTGCCATGCAGCTACCGGacatcttttgttttattttccagCTGTCCTTACAGCTGCATAAGGTCCCTTGTCTTTGGAATGACTCGATAATTGTTCCTGTACGTAAGAGCAAAACTCCAAAGACACTCAATGACTTCAGGCCAGTGGCACTCACCTCTTTGGTCATGAAAACCTTTTGAGAAGCTAGTGAAGGATGCACTCTTGGACACCATACAGGATAAGTTGGACCCTCTCCAGTTTGCTTATAGGTCAGGCAGAGGTGTGGATGATGCGACAAGGACAATTTTTTAAACACGGGTTTTTAAACATCTGGAGGGAGCAAAGTCCCTTGTCTGTCTACTTTTCATTGATTTTCTCCTCTGCTTTTAACTGCATCCAGCCCCATGTTTTagcacagtgtttctcaaccactgggccttggcccattagtgggctgcgaagcactatctagtgggccacaaactccccccaagttgaagctaatttttactcgtagggTACAATTACTGGATTGCATCCGATAtcccatccgcctcattaagctacggtcacactacagctcgtggtgcttttgcgatgggttatcaatgaaaatgaatcCTTTTGGTGGCGATacacatgtgagctaaaagttgtggttacacagtaggtgaacacttgactgtcacacctttgcgtgcttgagtctggcacagctcaAGCGGCTACGCGCACTCATGGAGGGTGTGGTGCgcacacttgggacccagtcgttatgggaaacacctgacgctGATTTGAACACAACCAGCACACACAGATATAGAAGCtgctttcacagaggctttgcaaaccATTATCAGCACTGTCGCGTTTTGTTTCTaaccatgtttataatgctgtttaaatactctccgctttctgtttttgtttaaaaaaaaaaacacttggaagatggctctggaaacttacagtaatgcatttatgtctgaggactacagtcgacttgctaactttaggactgcagttgtcatgaacagttttgcactcaagtttccatcaatgaacagtttataacttcaacaaaacagacttcatgttaaaactataatgaatttcctggttacacagttgtactttgtgactctataggacactgttgtAGAAGCAAGctatttataatcacacaatctgtcatcacccaaatgaggacgggttcccttttgagtctggttccactcGAGGtttagtttttccttgccactgtcgccacaggcttgctcattggggatcaattagggataaaattagctcatgtttaaagtctttttaaTTCCCTGTAAAACTGCTGTGCAATAATGTCTATTGtttaaagcgctataaaaataaacttgacttaaaaatcacgcctgctaataaacactcttcctgcacttagatccatctactgctgtctatcttgtcgtgtcctgattcccagatctttaaccgagccacatataaaaagttccatgtctccatgctcttccaggttttcatctgtttgttcaTGTAGAATGATatttgcagcaccaggtagtttgagatgtctgggaactcaatggatggataattctccaactcgtaggaaaaatccttctttgttagcatgtaaggatctaccccattgagtggtttctatatccattccttttgagtgtacttcttggttttaataacttgcttgtttgctgaacacaaacatggcaataagttcttatgttaatggaccagactccacttttggatcatttaaTCCCTTATCAGATGTCCTTTTCTTGGATGTTTTCATCAGATGTTTTATCAGCGGTCCTTTTCTCCTCCACTGGATCTCCTCAGGGCTGTATCCTCTCCCCTCTATTTGTTTTATACACAAATGAATGCCAAAGCCATCATGATTGGCACCacatcatcaaatttgcaaatGATTGTTATTGTGTCCCTCCTCAGCAGTAACGACACTGAACACGGTCTGGTAGTGAGTGATTTTATTGACTGGTGCAAATCATCCTTTTTAAACATCAACGTGGCAAAAACGAAGATGTGCATTGATTTGATTTTAGAAAAAATCCAATTGTCATCTCACCTGTTGTGATGGACAATCAGGCTGTTGAACTGGTGCAGCAGTACAAATATCTTGGTACTGGGATCGACAACAAACTGTGCTTTGAGCTCCATATTGATGCTGTGTGTAAGAAAGCACATCAGCATACACACTTTATTGTAAGCGTCTCAGTTTTAATGTTGACACCGCCTTTATGAAAATGTTTTATTGAATCTGTTCTTACCTTTTATCTGCTGGCACAGGACACTCTGTTAAACAGAAAAATCGCCTGCAGGGTTTAGTGAAGGTGTGCAGCAAAATTGCAGGAACATCTCTGAATGACCTCAACTACTTGTATAAGGTCAGATCTTTGAAAAAAACCGATCTATCTTGGCTGATCCAAGTCTTCCCCTGTGGTATGAGTTTATTTTGTTACCATCAGGGTGCAGATACAGTCTGCCAAGATGCAGAACTAACGAGATACAGTCTGCCAAGATGCAGAACTAACAGGTTCAAATTGTCACTTATTCCTGCTGCGATCAGCCTTTTAAATGACTCTTAAATCATAAGTCCTGCTgttattacctcacccgggacggagtctaccagggggcgaggtattgttttcaggcgggtttgtttgtttgtttgtttgtttgtttgtttgtttgtttgtttgtaacgatattatgggaaaacagctggatcaatcttcatgaaactttcaggatagatgggcattggtctcaaatagaagctccaacattttgaaggtcatccggtcaaggtcaccaaaaaggtaaaaatcgtttttgttgtggctactgcctcatatacaagcgctagccactacattatcgtgctgtaagagtgtaacagtcgcgcatgcgcatacacgtgttccgattaaaatggccggtgagtgtatacaattcggttcactatttgaaataaatggactagactaaagaaattgctttcagacaggtTTATGCttcttacagagggaaagtgcgttccactgagctctagtgctggGCCATTTCCGGAAAATAAGAATTTcgttcatggcgacagcgtgtgtatgtcagccttggttcagaggtttcagtttcaaaaactaagagtagaataatatcaagtacagacacttggtatattttacttgttttgtttgtttgtttgtttgtttgtttgttttgtttaaattaaattgttcatttttggatcacacttcatttttgtggctactgcttcatagagtaaatatatatgctatataaaGCTGAAAAATACAGAATGAAAATACCTCAACCAGAAAGAACACAGTTCTTTTCTTCTATCTTGGAATTGGGGAGATCACATGAGAACAGCGTTatcaaaaaagaaacaaaaaaaaggcaGTGCTGATGACAGACAAAAGTTGACATTGGATCAGTAATTGATCATCTTGTAGGTCTCGATCAGCTTGTTTGTGATCATAAACCCATATGTTTAACTTCTCTTCCCTCTTATAGTATGCAAAGGGTCCACTGACATTTCTCTCTTGCTTTGTCTCTCCATTTGTCTCTCCATGTGTCTCTCCTGCTCATTCCCTCTGTTTTCCCCCTTTATCTCAATCTGACAGAGTTCCAGAGTGTTGTCTGTCGTGAGGTGACCCTTCCACCAGGTCCATTGTACCGTGTAGCTGGGTTCTCCCTGTCTCTGCCCTGCACTGTTTCAGGTTATGAGGGTTCAAGAACACAGGACTTTGAGTGGTACTTGTACCATGAGGATGCACCAGAAATACAGATTGGGGTGGTGTCCACTCGAGATAGAGGCTTTCCCTATGCCGTTTTCCAGGATCGAGTGAAATCAGGTGAGATTCGGGTGGAGAGGGACTCTGGCGACAAAGCCAGACTGGTGATTCAGAGACTTCGGCCAGAAGATCAGGGACGTTATGAGTGTTACACACCAAGCACTGACTCACAATACCAAGGCACCTACAGTGCATCTGTGATCGTCAAAGGTAGCTTACATGGATTCAAAATGGAACATACCCTGTGCCTTTTTGTTAAATGGTTGTTATATCTTTATTGTTATTTCCTGTTTACAGTGATTAAAGACACATTGCTGATAACCCACTCTCGCATTCTGAGTGGCCAGACTGTCATAGAAGGGACAGAGCTTCAGCTGACATGTGCTGCTTCTGTCCAGTCAGAACAGCACACACATTTGTCTGTCACATTCGGGATGCGAGGCAGCACAGGCTCTGGCTCTCTGGGCCATAATCTGAAGGAAATCATCTCTATTGACCGTGAGCTACGTGTTACGCCTGGCCGGGGAGGCTCTTATGAGAAGAGGTGTAATAATGGCAAGATTTCTCTGGAGAAGAGGAGTGGAGAGGAAGGGAAGGACCTTTACATTCTGAAGATAAGCATGCTGGCCTTGGAGGATTCTGGTTCCTATTTCTGTGAGGCAGTGCAGTGGGTCTTGGACCCATCAGGCCAGTGGGAACGCATCGCCCAGAGGACCATGGAACTGGGAAGCCTGTCTGTACAACCACTTGGTAAGATGTTGCAAaacctaccctgttgttctgacTTTCACTGAGAAATCTCCTTTTCAAACAGCGCTCAGAAAACCCAAGCAGTTTGGTCTAAATACCAGTGCTGCTGTATATATTTAAAGATGACTTTCTAATCACAGATTAAGGAAAAGTTGCCAAGggggatgacatcatcatcaggTTTGcactttttttccatttttccagTTTCAATGTGATCCTGGTTTGAGTGCTCTGATATGATACTACCATTCAGCATAGTGTCCTGTCTGTAACTGGGTAATAGAGCTGTGGAAAAAATGAAGGGACTAAATTTTAATGGTGACCATTTATTAAAAATTAGTCTCTTAATTTTTCCCAAAACTGTATGTCAAGTCTGTTCCAATACCTGATCCAAGACTGTTTTCAGTCAGACCAGTGTTTACCCTGAAACTGATATTTAGTACCTCCCGAGCTGTcataatgtgtttttgtgcttttgtATACAGTTTTATACAGTGGACTTCTATTTCTTTATTTTCATAACTAAAGTGTGCCTGTTTCATGGTAGACAGTGACTACATATTCATGCAGATTAAACACAGCTTAGAACCATGATTCACAAAGTGGGATCCGTGAAAGCATTATAGGTCAGAGTTTccatgaggggtttttttttcctttttttttttttccccccacagtggTGGAAAGCCAACAGCATTATCAGTTAATATGCCTATGTCAAAAGGAATCTAATGacaatttttttaatgaaaatagGTTCCatggtggtggcacggtggtgtagtggttagcactgtcgcctcacagcaagaaggtcctgggttcgagcccaacggccaacgagggcctttctgtgtgaagtttgcatgttctccccgtgtctgcgtgggtttcctcggagtacttcggttaggctaattggcgactctaaattgactgtaggtgagtgtgaattgttggtctctatgtgtcagccctgcgatgacctggcaacttgtccagggtgtacactgcctcttgcccatagtcagctaggatagactccagcttgcctgcgaccctggacaggataagcggctacagataacggatgggtgggttccatggtggtgtagtggttagcactgttgtctcacaacaagaaggttctgggtttgagcccagtggccgacgagggcctttctgtgtggagtttgcgtgttctcctagtgtctgtgtgggtttcctccaggtgctccagtttcccccacagtccaaagacatgcaggttaggctaattggtgactctaaattgaccgtaggtatgaatgtgagtgtaaatggttgtgtctctctgtgtcagccctgtgatgatctgacaactcgtccagggtgtaccctgcctctcacccatagtcagctgggataggctccagcttgcctgcgaccctgtgcaggataagcggctacagataatgaatgaatggagGTTCCATGATGGAAAGTTCAGAACTGTACTGAGGTggtctgtgaattttttttttttaaagtagttaaTAGACTGTAGGTCCCCTGGGTTAAAAACAAGGAGGTTATGTTAAACCTTACTTATAATGTAAGTTTTGGGGAAACTGTCATGCAGTGTATACAACTTGCAAGGAACATACAACTTCATGTATCTTTAAGGCTAAATCATTCATATGGTGGAATTGTTATAAAATCATGATTGAAAACACAACTTTGAGATGTATTTTATACCACTGTCATGCTACCATGCAACATCAAGCATTTAAATCGCAAGCTATGCTGTACAATACCTGTGTAATGCTTGTTGTTTGCTGCAGCGGACACTCTGTCTGTGAGCACAGTGCCAGTGGGTGAGGTGGCACTGCAGCCTGGGTCTCGTCTCAGCCTCACGTGTTTGGTGTCGGGTGCGGGCTCATGGAATCGCTCGGCTCTGCTGGTGCAGTGGTTGCGGCGTGGACCAGCAGGAGGAGTGGAAGTGGAGGTGGCCCGCATGAGCCCCAACGGAGTGGTGAGCTGGGGCGATGACATCAGTAGCGAAGGAGGGGGCAGCATGGAGAAGGGGGCAGAGGGGAGATTTTCTCTGCGACGTTTCTCCACCCACCCAGTCGATGCTGGACAATACCGCTGCTCTGTGAGTGTGTACGCTGGACAGCTCAGTCCAGCACCATCCAGCCCTGCTACACTTACTCAGAGGTCTGAGGCCGTAATGGTCAGCCTCCAGAGTAAAGGTGAGTGGCTGAGAGCACAGATGTTGACTTGACCTTTGTACTGATAATGTATGGTAATCTAAAACATTTATGCTTGTAATGTTACACGAGTATAGATGATGTACAAGTATTG
It includes:
- the igsf8 gene encoding immunoglobulin superfamily member 8; this encodes MGILGSEMARWWRRRIVLIALLWEFQSVVCREVTLPPGPLYRVAGFSLSLPCTVSGYEGSRTQDFEWYLYHEDAPEIQIGVVSTRDRGFPYAVFQDRVKSGEIRVERDSGDKARLVIQRLRPEDQGRYECYTPSTDSQYQGTYSASVIVKVIKDTLLITHSRILSGQTVIEGTELQLTCAASVQSEQHTHLSVTFGMRGSTGSGSLGHNLKEIISIDRELRVTPGRGGSYEKRCNNGKISLEKRSGEEGKDLYILKISMLALEDSGSYFCEAVQWVLDPSGQWERIAQRTMELGSLSVQPLADTLSVSTVPVGEVALQPGSRLSLTCLVSGAGSWNRSALLVQWLRRGPAGGVEVEVARMSPNGVVSWGDDISSEGGGSMEKGAEGRFSLRRFSTHPVDAGQYRCSVSVYAGQLSPAPSSPATLTQRSEAVMVSLQSKEVSVLAVIELLHRPLLKRGSTITLLCNVSVVTTGPTQVEVQWWQKKQDLDGKEMPLINPKGSILATLTHDGMSRIYSNGSELSVDCISAGKYRLRIFSAQEDDQGDYRCHAEVWTQDPHGGWYNTGATAESAMVYVYLYARVTDLLLIPLVVGVSSALFVGVVIIAMVTCCFMKRLARQRSKIRK